Proteins co-encoded in one Paracrocinitomix mangrovi genomic window:
- a CDS encoding 2-oxoglutarate dehydrogenase E1 component: MDKFTYIGNSDVNAIDDLYQRYVENPESVDIQWARFFEGVDFAKTDFESGGIPENFQKEFKVINLINGYRSRGHLFTKTNPVRERRKYSPTLDIENFGLEQSDMQTVFQAGTEVGIGPATLKEIIDHLELTYCQSIGIEFAYMREPERYNWFKEHIELKNRPKFTAEEKKHIFKKISSATLFEHFLAKKYVGQKRFSIEGGEALIPALDVVIQKAAELGVKEVVMGMAHRGRLSTLVNIFGKDHASIFNEFDGKQFDTDDSFDGDVKYHLGYSTDVQTLSGNEVHLTLAPNPSHLEAVDPVVQGIARAKIDEYLKDETKIIPVAVHGDAAVAGQGIVYEVVQMAQLDGYRTGGTIHIVVNNQVGFTTNYLDARSSTYCTDVGKTTLCPVFHVNADDVEAVVQTLSIAVSYRQKFGRDVFIDLLGYRKYGHNEGDEPKFTQPKLYKAIAKHANPREIYLKQLIEEGVMSPAEGQKDEDEQMSLLDKSYEASKKQDKATVLNFLEVTWKGYRHGKLEDFEKSPSTSVSKAKILDLGKKLATLPSDLKYFRKITKLLNDRLEMLESNKLDWGMAEMLAYATLLDEGHPVRVSGQDVERGTFSHRHAVVKTEDDEQEIITLNLLNDKQAKFSIYNSLLSEYGVLGFEYGYSLATPTGLTIWEAQFGDFYNGAQIMVDQFISSGEDKWFVQSGLVMLLPHGYEGMGGEHSSARIERFLQQCADLNWQICNPTTPANHFHLLRRQLHREFRKPLVVFSPKMLLRYPKAVSTVEDLATGSFQEILDDDVTKSKVDTVVLVSGKFYYEAKEEAENRGVTNAAFIRIEQMYPFPHQQLNELLKKYKNAKNIFWAQEEPENMGPWRYMAMELRHLNLDVVSRPSSAAPAAGSSDLHKKRLGDLFNKLFNKIAGK; the protein is encoded by the coding sequence ATGGATAAATTCACATATATCGGTAATAGCGACGTAAATGCTATTGATGATTTGTATCAGAGATACGTAGAGAACCCAGAATCAGTTGATATTCAATGGGCTAGATTTTTTGAAGGTGTAGATTTTGCAAAGACAGATTTCGAGTCAGGAGGAATTCCTGAGAACTTTCAAAAAGAGTTTAAAGTAATTAATCTAATTAACGGTTATCGTTCAAGAGGTCACTTGTTTACAAAAACAAATCCGGTAAGAGAAAGAAGAAAGTATTCTCCAACTTTAGATATAGAAAATTTTGGTTTGGAACAGTCAGATATGCAAACTGTTTTTCAGGCTGGAACAGAAGTAGGAATTGGACCTGCTACTCTAAAAGAAATTATTGACCATTTGGAATTGACCTATTGTCAATCAATAGGAATTGAGTTTGCTTACATGCGAGAGCCAGAAAGATATAACTGGTTCAAAGAGCATATTGAATTAAAGAACAGACCCAAATTTACAGCAGAAGAGAAAAAACATATTTTCAAGAAAATTAGCTCTGCAACTCTTTTTGAGCATTTCTTAGCAAAGAAATATGTGGGTCAAAAAAGATTCTCAATTGAAGGTGGAGAGGCATTGATTCCGGCATTGGATGTAGTAATTCAAAAGGCTGCAGAGTTAGGTGTAAAGGAAGTTGTAATGGGAATGGCTCACCGTGGTCGTTTAAGTACTTTGGTGAACATCTTTGGAAAAGATCATGCCTCAATTTTTAATGAGTTTGATGGTAAACAATTTGATACTGATGATTCATTTGATGGTGATGTTAAGTACCATTTAGGATATTCAACTGATGTTCAGACGTTGAGCGGAAATGAAGTTCATTTAACATTGGCACCAAACCCTTCTCACTTAGAAGCGGTTGATCCTGTAGTTCAGGGTATTGCTCGTGCTAAAATTGATGAATATTTAAAAGATGAAACTAAAATCATTCCTGTTGCTGTTCATGGTGATGCTGCAGTTGCGGGTCAGGGAATAGTTTATGAAGTTGTGCAAATGGCACAATTGGACGGATATAGAACAGGTGGAACTATTCATATTGTTGTAAATAATCAGGTAGGGTTTACTACCAATTATTTGGATGCAAGATCTTCAACTTATTGTACAGATGTAGGTAAAACTACTTTGTGTCCTGTGTTTCACGTAAATGCGGATGATGTAGAAGCGGTGGTTCAAACCTTGAGTATTGCAGTTTCATACAGACAAAAATTTGGAAGAGATGTATTCATTGATTTATTAGGATATAGAAAATATGGACATAACGAAGGTGATGAACCTAAGTTTACTCAACCAAAATTGTATAAGGCAATCGCCAAACACGCTAATCCAAGAGAAATTTATTTAAAGCAATTGATTGAAGAAGGTGTGATGTCACCAGCTGAAGGTCAAAAAGATGAAGATGAGCAAATGTCTTTGCTTGATAAATCTTACGAAGCTTCTAAAAAGCAGGATAAAGCAACTGTTTTGAATTTCCTTGAAGTTACCTGGAAAGGATACAGACATGGTAAATTAGAAGATTTTGAGAAATCTCCTTCTACTTCGGTGTCAAAAGCTAAGATTTTAGATTTAGGAAAAAAATTAGCCACACTTCCTTCAGATTTAAAGTATTTCAGAAAAATCACCAAATTATTGAATGATCGTTTGGAAATGCTTGAGTCTAACAAATTAGATTGGGGAATGGCTGAAATGTTGGCGTATGCAACATTGTTGGATGAAGGTCACCCTGTAAGGGTTTCTGGACAAGATGTTGAAAGAGGTACATTCTCACACAGACATGCTGTTGTTAAAACGGAGGATGATGAACAAGAAATAATCACCCTTAACTTGTTGAATGATAAACAAGCCAAATTCAGTATCTATAACTCTTTGCTTTCTGAGTATGGTGTTTTAGGATTTGAATATGGATATTCATTAGCAACTCCTACCGGCTTAACTATTTGGGAGGCTCAGTTTGGAGATTTCTATAATGGAGCTCAAATTATGGTTGACCAATTCATTTCTTCAGGTGAAGATAAATGGTTTGTTCAATCAGGATTGGTAATGTTGCTACCTCACGGATATGAGGGAATGGGAGGAGAGCACTCTTCAGCTAGAATTGAAAGATTTTTACAACAATGCGCCGACTTAAACTGGCAAATATGTAATCCAACAACTCCGGCTAACCACTTCCATTTATTGAGAAGACAGCTTCATAGAGAATTTAGAAAACCATTGGTTGTTTTCTCACCAAAGATGTTGTTGAGATATCCAAAAGCTGTATCTACAGTTGAAGATTTGGCTACTGGAAGTTTCCAAGAAATTTTAGATGATGATGTAACAAAATCTAAAGTGGATACTGTTGTGTTGGTTTCAGGTAAGTTTTACTATGAAGCTAAAGAAGAGGCAGAGAATAGAGGAGTTACAAATGCTGCATTCATTAGAATTGAGCAAATGTATCCTTTCCCACACCAACAGTTAAATGAATTGTTGAAAAAATACAAAAACGCTAAAAACA